GGCAATCACATCGTTATGAAAAACACCGCCATCAATGGCCTCCGGGTTCTGCTGGGCAAAGACCACATTACGATCCTTGAGCCCATGCAGTCGCGCCACCGCCTGGGAGGCTTCCAGCGTCTGCCGCGCCGGGTATTTCTTCGGTGCCGGCGCCTGTTCGTTGAATGCAATCTGGCCGTACACGAAGAGTTCCACACCGGGTTCGCCGTAACCGGCGCACAAGCGGGTGTGGTTGGCGGCGCCCTCATCCCCGAAGTGGCTCACGGATGGCAGTGCCGGATGGTGGGCAAAGTAGCTCTCGTCAGCAAAGATGGCCTTCAGGGAACGCCCAGTCACCGTATGTTCGATGGACCGGTGAAACTTGGCGCTCAGGTTGGCCGGGGTGAAATGCACGCGGTGATCTGACGTGTCGGCACTCGGCGACACGGTGGCCGCATTGGCCGTCCACATCGGTGACGCCGACGAGACCGCCGCCAGTATCGATGGACTGGATTTGGACGCCTGTTCCAGCACCTGGGCATCCGTCCCTTCAAACCCCAGGGCACGAAGGGTGGGAATGTGCGGGCGTTCATGGGGCGGCAAAATCCCCTGCACATAGCCCCGGTCCGCCAGGCGCTTCATCTTGGCCAGGCCCTGCAATGCCGCTTCCCTGGGATTGGAGACGGAACTGACATTGGACTTGGAGGCCACATTTCCCCAGGACAGTCCTGCGTAATTGTGGGTGGGGCCAACCAGGCCATCGAAGTTTGCTTCAACCGCGTGTTTCACCATGGCACTGGGTCCCGTTAATCGAAATTGAGGCCGGGTGCCAGAGACTCTGGCAACTCACTCTTGCCGGCCTCCAGAGACGCCATGGGCCAGGCGCAGTAGTCGGCGGCATAGTAGGCGCTCGGGCGATGGTTACCGCTAGCGCCGACACCACCAAAGGGCGCGGCACTGCTGGCGCCGGTCAGTGGCCGGTTCCAGTTCACAATGCCGGCACGCACTTCCTCCACCAGCCGTTCATAGAGTTTCCGGTCATCTGTCAGGATACCTGCGGAGAGCCCGTAGCTCGTGTCATTGGCCAGCTCCAGGGCGTCGTCAAAGCTTTTGTAGCGATACACCATCAGCAACGGCCCGAAGAATTCCTCATCGGTGACGTCGAGCCCGGTGGCATCAATGATACCCGGGGACAACAGGCCGGTTCCCGATTTCAGGGATTTCATTTCCAGCAGGGATTTGCCCCCCTTTTCAAGCAGGCTGGCCTGGGCCGCCAGGAGCTTGTCAGCGGCTTCCGCGGAAATGACCGATCCCATGAATGGCTGCGGATCGGCATCGAATTCACCAACCTTGATCCGTGCGGAGACTTCCACCAGCCGGTCGAGGAACGCGTCGCCTTTCTTGCCCTTGGGCACCAGCAGTCGCCGTGCACAGGTGCAACGCTGGCCGGCCGACAGGAATGCCGACTGCAGGGCGTGATGCACGGCGCCATCCACATCGGCCACGTCCTGCACGATCAGCGGGTTGTTGCCGCCCATTTCCAGGGCCAGGATTTTCTCCGGCTGGCCACCGAATTGCTTGTGCAGAAGATGGCCAACGGTTGAACTGCCGGTAAAAAACAGGCCATCGATTCCGGGATGATTGGCCAGGGACTTGCCAGTCGACGAGTCACCCTGCACGAGGTTGACCACTCCATCCGGAATGCCAGCCTTCTCCCAGAGTTTCACCGTTAGTTCGGCGACACCGGGGGTCAGCTCGCTCGGTTTGAACACCACCGTGTTACCGGCCAGCAGAGCGGGCACAATGTGGCCGTTCGGCAGGTGCCCCGGAAAGTTATAGGGGCCAAATACCGCAACAACACCATGGGGCCGGTGTCTGAGCACCGCGTGCCCACCCGCAACATCGGATTCGGATGTGCCAGTGCGGTCGTTGTAGGCTCTCACCGAAATGCCGATCTTGCCGATCATTGCCGCCACTTCGGTGCGTGACTCCCACAGGGGTTTGCCGGTTTCCAGCCCGATCTGATGAGCCAGCTCTTCCTTGTGAGCTTCCAGCAACTCACCAAAGGCTTCAACCACGGCCTGACGTTCGGCAAAGCTTTTGCGCTGCCACTTCACAAAGGCATTCCGGGCCTCGCGAACGGCCGCATCCACATCTTCAAGGTTGGCGCTTTCACCATCCCAGATTGTCTCACCGGTCACCGGCTGGACAGATTCGAATATCGGCCCATGGCCCTGCAGCCAGAGCCCGTCGATAAACAGTTCACCTGTCAGCTTTGCCATTTTGATGCACCTCCCGGTACTGAACTTCTATAAGTATGTTTGGTCAGCATCCCCGAGTCTTTCAAGGGGGCCAGACGAACCGGATCACCCGATTCAATCTGCAACGCCTCGGCCACTTCCGGCGGAAGGCTGACGGTATCCGGCCCTATGCAATCTATCGGCAGGGTGGTCA
This genomic stretch from Marinobacter salsuginis harbors:
- the astD gene encoding succinylglutamate-semialdehyde dehydrogenase → MAKLTGELFIDGLWLQGHGPIFESVQPVTGETIWDGESANLEDVDAAVREARNAFVKWQRKSFAERQAVVEAFGELLEAHKEELAHQIGLETGKPLWESRTEVAAMIGKIGISVRAYNDRTGTSESDVAGGHAVLRHRPHGVVAVFGPYNFPGHLPNGHIVPALLAGNTVVFKPSELTPGVAELTVKLWEKAGIPDGVVNLVQGDSSTGKSLANHPGIDGLFFTGSSTVGHLLHKQFGGQPEKILALEMGGNNPLIVQDVADVDGAVHHALQSAFLSAGQRCTCARRLLVPKGKKGDAFLDRLVEVSARIKVGEFDADPQPFMGSVISAEAADKLLAAQASLLEKGGKSLLEMKSLKSGTGLLSPGIIDATGLDVTDEEFFGPLLMVYRYKSFDDALELANDTSYGLSAGILTDDRKLYERLVEEVRAGIVNWNRPLTGASSAAPFGGVGASGNHRPSAYYAADYCAWPMASLEAGKSELPESLAPGLNFD
- the astB gene encoding N-succinylarginine dihydrolase yields the protein MVKHAVEANFDGLVGPTHNYAGLSWGNVASKSNVSSVSNPREAALQGLAKMKRLADRGYVQGILPPHERPHIPTLRALGFEGTDAQVLEQASKSSPSILAAVSSASPMWTANAATVSPSADTSDHRVHFTPANLSAKFHRSIEHTVTGRSLKAIFADESYFAHHPALPSVSHFGDEGAANHTRLCAGYGEPGVELFVYGQIAFNEQAPAPKKYPARQTLEASQAVARLHGLKDRNVVFAQQNPEAIDGGVFHNDVIAVGNGNTLFYHDMAFLDEEQVLADIRERLTGAELEAVRVSSADVPLDDAVASYLFNSQLLNTPDGMLLAVPGECREVASVSRYLDNLVKSGGPITSVEVFDVKQSMRNGGGPACLRLRVVLNDEELRAINRGVLLTDELYERLITWVEAHYRDELSQDELGDPMLLEEVRKALDELTGIMGLGSIYDFQL